The following proteins come from a genomic window of Salvia hispanica cultivar TCC Black 2014 chromosome 4, UniMelb_Shisp_WGS_1.0, whole genome shotgun sequence:
- the LOC125222807 gene encoding serine/threonine-protein kinase BLUS1-like, producing MGKTYSANPNDYKLLEEVGYGASATVYRAIYLPYNEVVAVKCLDLDRCHSNLDDIRREAQTMSLIDHPNVIKSFCSFVVDRNLWVVMPFMAEGSCLHLMKIAYQEGFEESAIGSILKETLKALDYLHHHGHIHRDVKAGNILMDSNGEVKLADFGVSACMFDRGDRQRSRNTFVGTPCWMAPEVLQPGTGYDFKADIWSFGITALELAHGHAPFSKYPPMKVLLMTIQNAPPGLDYDRDKRFSKSFKEMVAMCLVKDQTKRPTAEKLLKHSFFKNAKPPELIVKKLFVDLPPLWKRVKDLQIKDAAQLALKKLPSAEEEAISQSEYQRGVSAWNFDVEDLKFQASLLLDEDEIQEIQEEADNIRSNLSQKSASDSVPKPAVHNIDSEKINGDELLVVENLTNKGQTYESGIKEFDNNNKAKIDMKKSNSKSELPASLVENEGAQAKNKNQTGRARQTQSGPLVPGMVLSNSQSERARKFERYEIDNHLVADKSQQVRRAPSFSGPLNLPNRASANSLSAPIKSSGGFKDTLEDKSKTNLVQIKGRFSVTSENVDLVKDIPLSTVSRRSSQGSPLRKSASVGNWIFDSKQMPQSQPPKEIGNSNGFASVLMPHLQNLFQQTSIQQDLIVNLLSSLQIAEVENAPQNGKLPPLPRGSDTNGSVESIVSERERMLLMTISELQARMNSLTDELTSEKLKYMQLQQRLNAVPTPEEDEDRRGGDS from the exons GATGATATTCGCCGGGAAGCTCAAACGATGAGTTTAATAGACCATCCTAATGTCATAAAATCTTTTTGTTCATTTGTTGTTGACCGCAACCTTTGGGTGGTAATGCCTTTTATGGCTGAGGGGTCTTGCCTACATCTCATGAAGATAGCATATCAAGAAGGGTTCGAAGAATCTGCCATTGGATCTATCCTGAAAGAAACTTTGAAGGCTTTGGACTACCTTCATCATCATGGCCATATTCATCGTGACGTTAAG GCTGGAAATATATTGATGGATAGTAATGGTGAGGTGAAGCTTGCTGATTTTGGTGTTTCAGCCTGCATGTTTGACAGAGGTGATAGACAGCGTTCGAGGAATACCTTTGTAGGCACACCATGCTG GATGGCTCCAGAAGTGTTGCAGCCAGGAACTGGATATGATTTCAA GGCTGACATTTGGTCATTTGGAATAACTGCACTGGAGTTAGCCCATGGACACGCACCATTTTCCAAATATCCTCCAATGAAG GTTTTGTTAATGACCATACAAAATGCTCCCCCTGGACTTGATTATGACCGTGATAAGAGGTTCTCTAAG TCCTTTAAAGAAATGGTTGCTATGTGCTTGGTAAAAGATCAAACAAAGAGACCAACTGCAGAAAAGTTGTTGAAGCACTCATTTTTCAAGAATGCAAAGCCTCCTGAACTCATTGTTAAAAAGTTGTTTGTTGACCTGCCACCACTATGGAAGCGCGTGAAAGATCTACAG ATCAAAGATGCTGCACAACTTGCTTTGAAAAAATTGCCTTCAGCTGAAGAGGAGGCTATATCTCAG AGTGAGTACCAGCGAGGAGTAAGTGCTTGGAATTTTGATGTTGAGGATTTGAAGTTTCAAGCATCATTG TTGCTAGACGAGGATGAAATACAAGAAATCCAAGAAGAAGCAGACAATATAAGATCTAATTTGAGCCAAAAG AGTGCATCTGATTCTGTACCAAAACCAGCAGTCCACAATATTGACAG TGAAAAGATAAATGGTGATGAGCTGCTTGTAGTTGAGAACCTTACAAATAAGGGACAGACATATGAAAGTGGCATCAAAGAGTTTGACAATAACAATAAGGCAAAAATTGATATGAAGAAGAGCAATTCAAAATCTGAGCTGCCAGCATCACTCGTAGAGAATGAAGGAGCTCAAGCCAAGAATAAAAATCAGACAGGCAGAGCCCGTCAAACTCAAAGTGGACCACTTGTGCCTGGTATGGTGCTAAGTAATTCACAGTCAGAAAGAGCTCGAAAATTTGAAAG GTATGAAATTGATAACCACTTAGTGGCTGATAAGTCCCAGCAAGTGCGAAGAGCACCCAGTTTTAGCGGTCCTCTAAACCTTCCGAACCGAGCTTCAGCAAACAGTTTATCAGCTCCAATCAAATCTTCAGGAG GTTTCAAAGACACATTGGAGGACAAATCAAAAACGAATTTGGTACAAATAAAAGGGCGGTTCTCCGTGACGTCCGAAAATGTAGATCTTGTAAAG GATATTCCACTATCCACAGTCTCTCGGCGAAGTTCTCAG GGGTCACCACTGAGGAAGTCTGCTAGCGTAGGCAACTGGATATTTGATTCCAAACAAATG CCCCAAAGCCAGCCACCCAAAGAAATCGGCAATAGTAATGGATTTGCCTCAGTTCTGATGCCTCACCTTCAAAATCTCTTCCAACAAACATCAATTCAGCAG GATCTTATCGTGAATTTATTAAGTAGCTTGCAAATAGCTGAGGTTGAAAATG CTCCTCAAAATGGGAAACTGCCTCCTTTACCTCGTGGTTCAGACACTAATGGCAGT GTTGAATCTATTGTTTCTGAAAGGGAAAGGATGCTGCTTATGACGATATCTGAACTCCAAGCTAG GATGAATAGCTTGACGGATGAATTAACTTCGGAAAAGCTCAAATACATGCAA TTACAACAAAGACTAAATGCAGTGCCAACACCTGAAGAGGATGAAGATAGAAGGGGAGGAGATTCATGA
- the LOC125219339 gene encoding uncharacterized protein LOC125219339 isoform X1, with product MISLCLTSSPSASLSLKPSYFSSTRPIYTRYNQLKKLKQRRSGNGKVRAELSTDAPVAMAIGACILNSLIFPAAPSPEDMEAESLIDSADARFAVMGIISFIPYFNWMSWVFAWMDTGKRRYAVYAIVYLAPYLRSNLSISPEESWLPIASILLCIFHIQLEASIKNGDIQGFKIFNEAANHLSSIRKKGKKSKEREERNDFHNLPSAREHYRNELGDWSNPQKHHSDHELLSEDEEGNA from the exons ATGATCTCTCTCTGCCTCACTTCGTCGCCGTCAGCTTCTCTCTCGCTTAAGCCCTCTTACTTTTCCTCCACCAGGCCTATATACACACGATACAACCAACTCAAAAAACTCAAACAG AGGAGGTCGGGTAATGGAAAGGTCAGGGCGGAGCTCTCTACCGACGCGCCGGTCGCTATGGCTATCGGCGCGTGCATTCTCAACTCGCTGATTTTTCCGGCGGCTCCCTCGCCGGAGGATATGGAGGCTGAATCATTGATTGACTCCGCCGACGCGAGATTCGCCGTTATGGGGATCATTAGCTTCATTCCTTATTTCAATTGGATG AGCTGGGTGTTCGCTTGGATGGATACCGGAAAGCGGCGTTACGCTGTTTATGCTATCGTCTATTTAGCCCCTTACTTGAG GTCGAATCTATCAATATCTCCCGAGGAGAGCTGGCTGCCAATTGCTAGCATTCTCCTTTGCATATTTCACATTCAG CTAGAAGCAAGCATTAAAAATGGAGATATTCAGggcttcaaaatatttaatgaggCTGCAAACCATCTTTCATCAATAAGGAAGAAAGGCAAAAAATCCAAAGAG AGGGAGGAGAGAAATGATTTCCACAATCTTCCCTCTGCACGTGAACACTATAGAAATGAATTAGGTGATTGGTCCAATCCCCAGAAACACCACAGCGATCATGAATTATTGAGTGAAGATGAAGAGGGCAATGCTTGA
- the LOC125223766 gene encoding 2-keto-3-deoxy-L-rhamnonate aldolase-like translates to MAPSSIPSSLLSTLRKSLPIANSKHQHLTHSSTNSTAVPAVSPPRSLKSRLKNGETLYGIFLLTFSPTLAEIAGLAGYDFAVVDMEHGHGGISDALPCLHALAAANTAAVLRIPESTAAWAKKALDLGPQGIMFPMIDNPKSARKAVSYCRFPPNGVRGSAHTIVRASGYGIDEGYLSNVEEELLLMCQVESEEGVKNIDEIAAVEGMDCVQMGPRDLSASMGYLSDPGHKKVKEALRGEEKAVLKGKAAYLSGVVAPHDPATELRRRGYHMVLAGADVGLFRSAAVKDVRRFKASLVDDDDAGKESVVVAEEKY, encoded by the coding sequence ATGGCGCCTTCCTCTATCCCCTCATCCTTACTCTCCACTCTCCGAAAATCCCTCCCCATTGCTAATAGCAAACACCAACACCTGACGCACTCCTCCACCAACTCCACCGCCGTCCCCGCCGTATCTCCACCGCGATCCCTCAAATCCCGCCTCAAGAACGGCGAGACTCTATACGGCATCTTCCTCCTCACCTTCTCCCCTACGCTGGCCGAAATCGCAGGCCTCGCCGGCTACGACTTCGCCGTGGTGGACATGGAGCACGGCCACGGCGGAATCTCCGACGCCCTCCCCTGCCTCCACGCCCTCGCCGCCGCCAACACCGCCGCCGTGCTCCGCATCCCGGAATCCACCGCCGCGTGGGCGAAAAAAGCCCTAGATCTAGGCCCGCAGGGTATCATGTTCCCGATGATCGACAACCCGAAATCAGCCCGGAAGGCCGTGTCGTACTGCCGGTTCCCGCCCAACGGCGTGCGCGGGTCGGCGCACACGATCGTGCGGGCGTCGGGCTACGGGATCGACGAGGGGTATTTGAGTAATGTCGAGGAGGAGCTGCTGTTGATGTGCCAGGTGGAGTCGGAGGAGGGGGTGAAGAATATTGACGAGATCGCGGCGGTGGAGGGAATGGACTGCGTGCAGATGGGGCCGCGGGATTTGAGCGCGAGCATGGGGTATTTGTCGGACCCCGGGCACAAGAAGGTGAAGGAGGCGCTGCGAGGGGAGGAGAAGGCGGTGCTCAAGGGGAAAGCGGCGTATCTGTCGGGGGTCGTGGCCCCGCACGATCCGGCGACGGAGCTGCGGCGGAGGGGGTACCATATGGTGTTGGCGGGGGCGGACGTGGGGCTTTTCAGGAGTGCGGCGGTGAAGGATGTGAGGAGGTTCAAGGCCAGCTTGgtggatgatgatgatgctgGCAAGGAGAGTGTTGTAGTTGCTGAGGAGAAGTACTAG
- the LOC125219339 gene encoding uncharacterized protein LOC125219339 isoform X2, protein MISLCLTSSPSASLSLKPSYFSSTRPIYTRYNQLKKLKQRRSGNGKVRAELSTDAPVAMAIGACILNSLIFPAAPSPEDMEAESLIDSADARFAVMGIISFIPYFNWMSWVFAWMDTGKRRYAVYAIVYLAPYLRSNLSISPEESWLPIASILLCIFHIQLEASIKNGDIQGFKIFNEAANHLSSIRKKGKKSKEVEGGEK, encoded by the exons ATGATCTCTCTCTGCCTCACTTCGTCGCCGTCAGCTTCTCTCTCGCTTAAGCCCTCTTACTTTTCCTCCACCAGGCCTATATACACACGATACAACCAACTCAAAAAACTCAAACAG AGGAGGTCGGGTAATGGAAAGGTCAGGGCGGAGCTCTCTACCGACGCGCCGGTCGCTATGGCTATCGGCGCGTGCATTCTCAACTCGCTGATTTTTCCGGCGGCTCCCTCGCCGGAGGATATGGAGGCTGAATCATTGATTGACTCCGCCGACGCGAGATTCGCCGTTATGGGGATCATTAGCTTCATTCCTTATTTCAATTGGATG AGCTGGGTGTTCGCTTGGATGGATACCGGAAAGCGGCGTTACGCTGTTTATGCTATCGTCTATTTAGCCCCTTACTTGAG GTCGAATCTATCAATATCTCCCGAGGAGAGCTGGCTGCCAATTGCTAGCATTCTCCTTTGCATATTTCACATTCAG CTAGAAGCAAGCATTAAAAATGGAGATATTCAGggcttcaaaatatttaatgaggCTGCAAACCATCTTTCATCAATAAGGAAGAAAGGCAAAAAATCCAAAGAGGTAG AGGGAGGAGAGAAATGA